GCTCTATGAGAAGGGCTACGGCAAGGACGCAGCTGGAATTGCTATGGAGGCCATTGCCTATGGTGAGTCATTtccttattgttttttttttccttattgcacttttttttttacctcatgTCGCCTTCCTGTTAAGACCGGTTGTATCTCACGTGTTTAATCGCTCCAGCACGCAACCAGGCCTTCGACGTGGTGCTGGTGGACACTGCTGGGCGTATGCAGGACAACGCCCCCCTCATGACGGCCCTGGCCAAACTCATAGCGGTGAACATGCCTGACCTCGTGCTGTTCGTCGGAGAGGCCCTGGTGGGAAATGAAGCCGTCGATCAGCTGGTGAGTGGAGTTGTCTCCCGTGTGAACCAGCAGGGGTCAGTCTTGTTCCACCGAGCTGCTATTTTCTGGTCcctgtgcttcatttttttgctttgtttcttcAGGTGAAGTTCAATCAGGCTCTGGCCGACCACTCCATGTCTGACAAGCCTCGCCTCATTGACGGGATCGTTCTCACTAAGTTTGACACCATAGATGATAAggtattcattcatttactttttcttaACCTAAATTAATCGTTACTAGAAAGCATTATTGGTTTAcgctttatttcaaacatgtaaaaacaaagtaaacagtcaataaatcaatgaaagaataaggGAAAAAAGGGAAACGTCAAATATGTAGAAACTCTGGTTTTTCATATATGAAAGGGAGTAGGAAGAAGTTAAAGCTTATTGCAGCTTTGTCATGACCTTAATTTGATACTTAAAGCAACATATTTTACTGATTTAACAAAAATTTCAGTGTACCAGAAGTCAACAGTTTCAACCCCACCCGTCACAAAGTGCAACACCATAAACAAACAACCCTCCCGTCATCACCAAACCCTGTACCTGTACAGAACCTGTACAGAACCAATTCTTCTTTTCAAAAGTCCTTTTGAATTCAATTCTATTTTACACTTGTCTGCACTTCACAGATAACTTATTCCATAATTGCACTCTGTGGACTTACTGAATTTTAACCTGAAACTCTCCCCTCAGAtcctaacttttttttttcgataATGTGTGGTAATAAGTTATTCATTTGTACAGTATTTGAATGGTTTTAAGATCCACAATTAAGTTTTGGTCTATGAATAGCAGATTGATATGTTCACGAAGTCGACCTTGTGGACAATTCTTACTGCTGAATGCTCAGaggttttgtttaatttgaggATTCCAGGAAATGTAATTTATTAATCCTAGAACTTTGTTTTGATTCACTCTTTTCTATATTTACAGTCTCTCTGTACAGTTTCCTGATTATTTATTGtatattttctaaaaacaaaaaaaaattcagaatttttgttttacatgcaGATTTAACAGTCGCTTGTTTCTTTAATCAAACCTCATTTTATTACATTCGACTCTGAAGTGATTCAGTCCAAACGTTGCTGTAAATCTTCATCAGTTCCTATGATGTTTGAGTCATCCTCAACTAATATAAATGTCACAAGTTCAGGTATTTTGCCAACGTCAATGATTTACAGTATAAACAGTTTGGGTCCTAACACTGAGCCCTGTGGGACTCCGCACGCCATATCCAGATGGTCCAAGTGACAGTCTCCTGTCctcacaaacaacaaatacaacTCCTCTGATTCCATACTTCTCCAGTTTATTGATTACGTTATGGTTTATGGTttcaaatcctttttttaaatcaataccACCaactgtgagtttttttttgtctgtacaATTTAAAATCTCCTCAATGGGTTCAGTCAGAGCTAGTGATTGTTGTATcgattgttttttttgaagttgACTGCGAGCTGTTTTTGCTGCACATGACCTACTGAAGTGTGATGTTAATATTAACCCTGCCCGAGTTATAAAGCTACGTTGTTCCACAGCGAGTTTATGGCATAATGATGTACATTTGAACCAACTATCAGTTAAATTTACTGCAGACTTGTGGatttatttccattaaaaaaaaaaaaaaaaaacacatcttgaTTGGTTTGACAAATACCTTTAGTGCTTATAAATACATTAGCCTGCTAATTTGTCAAACTTGTGGTAGATGTATGAAACACAGGTTTGTGTATTTATGGGACCTCTGATGGTTATAACAGTTTTACAACCATCAGTGATATAAATTTGTTCATCTGTTATATGCCAAGGATCTTCAACCTTTATGATCAAGcgtaaatttttttttctttgccccACTCCCTCCGAATACCATAAAACATTAACCTTCAAAATGATAACGGCCTTTATGCCGTACTTCTGTTTTATTTACGAGCCGCGGTGAGGAAGATGACGGCACTCATGCGTCACCCTCCTGTTTTCACAGGTCGGCGCTGCCATCTCCATGACGTACATCACAGGCCAGCCCATTGTGTTCGTGGGCACGGGTCAGACCTACAACGACCTGCGCAGCCTCAACGCCCGCGCCGTGGTCAGCGCCCTGATGAAGGCTTAACTGGCTGCATGCTCCGCCGTCGCCTCCAAGCCGACCTTTTTTTGCTGCGCTGCCACAAAGATGTTCCagcctccctccgtctctctcgcCCGTCCGTCATCCTCCTGATCCACCGTCTGCACTTCGCGTTACATGGATGGACTGGAGTCGTGCACAGGACTTGACGAGAGCGCTCTTCAGAAAGTCCGACAAGCCTCCCTTCGATATATTTATAAAACTTTTGGGCCAAACTAGAAAGTACCTCAGATCAGTTTGCATTCTCACAAAAAGTCACATCCAAAAAGGCTTTTCAGTCAGCTGAACGGACCTAACCtgtgtttgtcattttaatggtttacacagaaacgaCTTTATCAAAATTCTCCTCTTGGCATCAGTTTTCCCGCCACCATGTAAATGAGGTCAGGTCGTGAAGGGCTTGCTGGATGTGACCTTTCAACAGCTGCCTGTGCCTGAGGAAAGCTCAGTGACCATagtgcctctctgtctcctccgttcagtccccccccccctcactgtGTGGATGGTGACCCACTCCCTGCAGGAAACATTACATCCGACAGGTTAGTTTGTGTTTGGTGTCGATGTTTGGAAATAAATCCCGGTCCATGCAGGCTGCTCTTCCAAGCCACGTGTCACTACGTCTactggttttgttgttttccagagCTGCTCACCCACATTAACAGTTAACTCATTTATTACCAAATGGACATTTTGATCCTTCAGTTGGAAGCTGATGAGGTGAGGTCGGTTTAAGTCATTGGCcccttttatttattgatcattTGTGTAAGAATATCTAAGTCTTAATTATGTCTAGCCCCCATTCAAATTGTGGTAGTGCAATACAAGAGAATAAAGAGTGATACTCAAGATTTGAGCTAATTTATGAGAATGtaaacatttctaaataaaGCCGCTGTATGCTACAAGTGTTTGGGCGTTGTTGTGTTGCTGGGGAACCTGGAGGCTGTGTCCACATCACACACGACAGCATCAGCAGCAATGAGATACCCAAACCTTTATTTGGAAAATAGTATTTATAAATACTAGGTCAGAAAACATGTGAgtattaaaaatacaaaaaggcTTACAAAGAACATTTCTTATATTCAGCACAGGAGTGACAGAGATTGCTACTGACATAGCACTGCTATGAACATCTGAAATTACAATTAAAAATCAAGTGAAACAGTTTATCATCTGCGCCTCGGAGAGAAGACTTGAACCCGAGTGTTTCCCCACCTGGTGGGCTCAGGTTTCATGTGATCGCTCCACAAATACCAGACTTTTCGCGTCGGATTATGTAATGCTTGTTACAGCCTGTGCCTCAAACGTTCTTCCAGAGCAGGTTGTTCAAGGTGTTGCAGCTTGTTTCGCTGCGTTCCTCCAGTCAGTCGTTTCGGATCATGAAGTGAGAGCGAGCTGCTCGTCTTCACACGTGCTGAGGATTCAGAGACATTGACGTTGTGTATGGTGAGAGCTGTGATCTTAGGGCGAGGGAGGTTGATGAAACGAACCCTCGTTctcattttttcccctccaacAAACACAAGAATGGAACAAAACTTTCTAAATCCGTTCAATAAAACCAAACTTCTTTGCTACCTGGAGTAGAGTGGTCTTTGTAGAAGTGAGGAGAATAAAGAATGACACTGTTCCCAATTGTGTACCTGTCAGGAATGATAGTCTGgggcaaaaaggaaaaaaaaaaaaaaaaggaaacaaaacttAGGTGAACAGTTGGAAAAACTGCATCGCTGCCAGTGCCAATAATAAAACTGCAACGTCAGCCGTATCGCTGTGTAAAGAAATGCCAGCAGGTCCTTTGTCACTGACAATGAAGACCAGACTTGGATTCTGTGACTACCAGcatgcagcaggaaaacaaagtcTTCAACACGGCTTTTTCATGTCATTCTCAAAGTGTCTCCTGAAAGCGACTCGCAGTCAAAGAGAAGCATTCAGCCCTAACCTTGAAGGAGGCTTTTCTGTGTGCTGCAgccattctgctgctgctcctccccgTTTTGTGAGGGAGACCCTGAGGACGAAGATTAGACAGCGTTAATAAACGTAACCAGCTTCCTTTCAacaggagagcagagctggagtgAGCTGCATTCCTCACCCCAGCCGTTGGTGGACACGTCCCGGTTGCAGATCTCGTTGGCCAGCCTCTCGAAGTACTCGGGCAGGTCGCCGTACTCGTCTCCATAGGAGATGACCTTGATGCCCTTGTCCAGCATGTTGTCGCGCAGCTTCTTGAACTCGCCCACGTCCTCCCGCCGAACCAGCATGAAATGTTCCAGGTCCGACTTGTGTTTGACCGCCTCCAGGAACAAGGCCTGGAAGGTTGTGTCGTCCACCGTGCGCCCGCACCCGAGGAACACAAACGACTTGGTCTCGTACAGCTTCTGGATCTCACGCTGCGGCAACCGGCAGGAGAACACTTCAGTTTCCAAACTATGTCTTAATGTAATACAGCTTTATGACAATGTTTCCTGATGTATATTCAtcaaagaacaacaacaaaaaaaaaacagccaagcTGTTGGTTCTCACCATAACTTCTGTGTTCCTCAATACGTTCTGGTAGCCAGCAGGGTGCAGTACGATGCCGCTGGGGTTGGTGTACACGCCGTGGATGTGGAGAACACTTAACCTCCGTTTCTCCTGAGCCCACTCCAACACCTAGACAAACACACCAGCGTACACACACTTAACAGTCCGGTGCACAAAATCCTGTTCTGGCTGGGAGGATATTCGCCCTGATGGAGGCGAGGGCATAAATACCAGGACTGAGAGGCAAAGCAAAGGATGaagggggaaaagaaagaaaaaaaacccccatgGATTCTTGGTGTTTTGTGTTCCTTTAACTGTCATCAACGATCAGTTAACTAGTACATTATGTGCTATTATATATAACTAAAGCTTTATCAAAAACCTGGTCCTAGATAAAACATCTACACGtaccaggaaaacacacacacacacacacacacacttccccttCAGTCTCCTTAAGTAAATATTGTTTCATCAATAAAATCCGACATGGGCTTAATCATGGCTGGAACTTTAACTTTCCTCCACCTGTCGGGCGAAGGGCTCTTTCAGGTCAGAGCTTTTTCTGCTCCGTCAGGTGAATTCACTGAAGGATCATGTCAAAAATACACCGACTGTGAAAAGGGTGTTTTCAACAATGGGCTTAAACAACAAGATTCATCACAGGGAGATTTACCGGCTCCGTTTCTCCAGAAAGCAACGCTTAAGTCATCAGTGTGCAGACAGATGGAGAATCTGGGTTTTAAAGCTACACTTTGAGCCTGTCTGAATGTGAAGCGCTAACTTTATCAAGTTCCTCCCTGACCTTTGCATTTGGTTGCAACAAAACGCTGACGGTACATATTGTGTAAGGGAGAATCAATTAATCCAACTACTTTTTACCTTTTTCTCGTCTGTCAGATCCAGAGACTCCAGCTTGGTGCCCTGGTGGGCGGCGTAGATCTCCAGCAGGTTGTCAAAATTCGTAGTGAGGACGAGAGCGCCGCTCTCCATCAACTGCAGCACCGACCGCAGGAGGTGCTTCCCGGCGTGCTCCATCTTGCACTCCAGATCGTCAAACACCTCGTACAGGCAGTCTTTGAAGAATGTGGATCTCACGTTGCCCGTTCTCTATCAAGAAACAATCACAAATTCAGGAAATGACTGACAGCGATTGATCACATCAATCTGCAAAGTCTAGTTTTGGCGGTACAGAAGTATTTGCAGTGTTTGCGGTTTTTCAACTCATCTTGCATCTCAGGCGGTCGGGGGCAAAAACATCCGTGTTTTCCAGTTCAAACTATCCTTCACTTAATCCTCTGATTCCGTATCTTGCTCTTCAACTCTCCTTCCACCTCAATCTGATGAGAGATTACTGGCTGGGACTGTTCAGTCTAAAGCTCATCCTCACCTCAGTGGGGATACcgttaaataaaatacagacgCAGCAGAAGTCAGGCTGCTAAGAATAGCGGAGCGTAGGGCAGAGATGCAGTGACCAAGGTGATCCAGGCACAAGGCAACGTTTGCACTAACTTCTCCAGATTACAGCTCTAATGGGCTCAAGCGCACGAGTCCTttccacaggaagaagctcattATCCACATCCAGTGTCCACAGCAGCCACCCTGATCTCACTGTCCTTGGACCATCTCGCTACTTATGTAACAGCTAATCAAAGCTCAGGTAAACAACTCCAGGTTTTAAATGTACATCCAAAAGTAATacatgcccccccaccccccagccaAAATTGTTCCACAGATAATATGTAATAGATttgggacaaaaaaaataaacacattattGAGTGTTTCACAAACTGTTTACATTTCC
The sequence above is a segment of the Salarias fasciatus chromosome 14, fSalaFa1.1, whole genome shotgun sequence genome. Coding sequences within it:
- the fam118b gene encoding protein FAM118B yields the protein MASLLAVKTEKRPAADSQDADSNAKKPRKLLPSLKTKRAPELVLVIGTGVSSAVAPQVPALRSWKGLIQALLDAANDFDLLEEEESRRFQKHMREDKNLVHVAHDLIQKLSPRTGNVRSTFFKDCLYEVFDDLECKMEHAGKHLLRSVLQLMESGALVLTTNFDNLLEIYAAHQGTKLESLDLTDEKKVLEWAQEKRRLSVLHIHGVYTNPSGIVLHPAGYQNVLRNTEVMREIQKLYETKSFVFLGCGRTVDDTTFQALFLEAVKHKSDLEHFMLVRREDVGEFKKLRDNMLDKGIKVISYGDEYGDLPEYFERLANEICNRDVSTNGWGSPSQNGEEQQQNGCSTQKSLLQDYHS